attttaaaatctataactaaataaaaaattgacGTAGAACGAAATCCgcgggtgtgtgtgtatgcgtgtgtgtgtgcctcGGAGGGGATTTCCTTATTTCCCAGCACGGTTCTGAACCCTTCCTTCGCTCAGATCTCGTCGCAAAGTCGAACGCCAGCCCCTGGACCCGCACTTGCTCCCCTATACGCTCCTCCCGGTCCTCCAGACGGAGCCCGCCCGGCTAGGACACGCCAACCCCTTCCTCGGCCAGTGGGGCCTCGACCCCTGCCGCCTCGAGGAGGCGCCGCGCCTGCAGTCCACGCCACCGAGAGCCGGGAGCGCGGAGGGCGGCCCGCGACGGAGGTTTCTCTGTGGTTACCTCAGCGGCGCTCTTCGCAATCTGAAAGTTGGGGCAGCTGAAGAGCCCCACCACCTTCACCTGCAGCGGCCGCTCGGGCAGCGACGGCGAGCCGCACCTGGCGTGCTTGGGCTCGCAGGGCCGCGGCCTTGCCATGGCCGCGCGCGGGGACGCCGGTGACCCCAAACACTGCGCGTCGCTCCGGCAACTGCGCGGCCCCGCCTCCGCCGCTCGCAGGAGGCGGGGCCCAGGGGCGGGGCCGAGGGCGGCCCGTGGTGGCCGGGCCTTTCCTCAACTTTGCGCCTGTTGCTGGGCCGCCGGCGCGCGGGCCGCGGCGGCCGGGGAGGAGCTTGGAGGAAAAGGAACTGGGAGCCGCCCACCCGGGGGCGCTCTGCGGGCCCCCAGGGTCCTCGCGCGCGGCCCTCGCCGAGCTTGGGCACCCGGATTTCGGCAGCGGATCGTCTTTCCGGGTTGGCGGCCCGCCTGATTGGAACCAGCCGGCCGGTTGTCGGGGGAACGCGGGAGTCAGGCCCGGCCTGAGCAGCGCGAGCTTGGTGCCCACCTGTGCGCGCCGCCTGCGAGGAAGGAACGGCCCGGGGAGAAGGCGCCGCCGGCCGCCCCCGTCCTCATCGCGGCCGTCGCTGGGGAGCTAGGGCCGCCTTGCGCCTCTGGAGTGCCCCAGCCATGAAGCCCAACTTCTCCCTGCGACTGCGGATTTTCAACCTCAACTGCTGGTGAGCGCGTCCACGGAGTGCGGTCTGGGGGCCGCCTTCCGTTCGCACCCATGCAGCCTTCCTCACCCCATCCCGCGCCACGATCTCAGGGTGTAGGGGAACCCGAACCTCCAAAGTCCACATCTGGCCCCAGCGCCGGTGGTCCCAGCGGTCACCTCACCTGTCCCGCTCTTCCCTTCCTTAGGGGCATTCCCTACTTAAGCAAGCATCGGGCCGACCGCATGAGGCGCCTGGGCGACTTTCTGAACCAGGAGAGCTTCGACCTGGCTTTGCTGGAGGAGGTGAGATTGTGCAGCACCATGTGGAACCCAGGCTGGAAGGAGGGCACCTGGGGGCAGACCTTCCCCCTGGGGAAAGGCCAGGCAGACATCCTTACCGCCTCCCTTAGGTGTGGAGTGAGCAGGACTTCCAGTACCTGAGACAGAAGCTGTCACCTACCTACCCAGCTGCACACCACTTCCGGAGGTGAGAAGCCCACGGGCCTGAAGCCTGTTTTCATCCCAGGAGGCTCTTGGCCCTGCCAGCCCTTCCCTATCCAGCCTGCACCCTCCAGTCTCCTCCAGCCTTCTCTCCCTCTGGATGTGAGAAGGGGAATGGTGAACCAAGAAGGTCCTATGACTTCAGCCCATTTCAGCTTTGTTTTCTGGCTGCCGTATACTCCTCCAAAGGCTGTTGCCTTTGTTCTAGGGCTAGTCCCagcagtagaaaaagaaaaaaatagctgatCAAAGCTGGAagacaagggaggggaagagggctGGGTGTCTCTCCCTGTTTTTCTGGTTATTAAGCAGGGCTTGGCTTTCAGCGGAATCATTGGCAGTGGCCTCTGTGTCTTCTCCAAACACCCAATCCAGGAGCTCACCCAGCACATCTACACCCTCAATGGCTACCCCTACATGGTAAGCCAGACCTCTGACCTCTTccacctcccttccccacctccagtAATACAAGGTACAGGAGGCAGCCCTCTGAGAGCTGCAGGGGATGGGCAGAAAGATGGTGGTGGTGCCCTGAGTTTCTGTCTCCTCCTGCCTGCAGATCCATCATGGTGACTGGTTCAGTGGGAAGGCTGTGGGGCTGCTGGTGCTCCATCTAAGCGGCATGGTGCTCAACGCCTATGTGACCCATGTGAGTGAAGCTGGCAGTGCCTAGGGCTGGGACATGCAGCCCAGTCCTGGGACAGAGAGATGGTACTCCTCTAGCTCTAATGCCTGGGGGTGAGGTGTGGGGGCAAGATCTTATAAGGAAGCAATGGGCAAGGCTTATCCATTCTATACCCAACACCATGCCAAGTGACAGACACAGGCTTGATTCAGACATACCCCTGGGACCCTCAGTCTTATCTGCTGTGATCTCATCTGTCTTGCTCAGCTCCATGCCGAATACAATCGACGGAAGGACATCTACCTAGCACATCGCGTGGCCCAAGCTTGGGAACTGGCCCAGTTCATCCAGTGTGTGAGCCTGGGTTTGAACGGGGAAGTGGGATGGgacccaggggctgggggtgaaCAAGGCCCCAGTCATGAGGAAGAGCTGGTGAGGGAAGAACTCCCGCCTCACCAACCTGGTTCCCCCAGCCACACATCCAAGAAGGCAGACGTGGTTCTGTTGTGTGGAGACCTCAACATGCACCCAGAAGACCTGGGCTGCTGCCTGCTGAAGGAGTGGACAGGGCTTCGTGATGCCTACCTTGAAACTCGGGACTTCAAGGTGAAAGGACTTGCCTGTTACTTCCCCACCTATATCCCcagcttctctccctcctcctcccctacaTCCTAGTATGAGCCAGTGATTCCCTTAGGGCTCTGAAGAAGGCAACACCATGGTACCCAACAACTGCTACGTCAACCAGCAGGAGCTGAAGCCGTTTCCCTTTGGTGTCCGCATTGACTACCTGCTTTACAAGGTTGGGCTCCTCCCCTCAACATACTTTCATCCACTGTACCTCTTTGTCTACCACCAACCTGTATAGATCCTTTGCTCAACTAGTCTAGTCTTGGACCACTGATGGTTGGAAAGTGGGGTAGCCAGGAGCTGGTTCTCTGGGAAGAGGCCCTCATATATAAGCTTCTCTCTGGCCCTTACTTTTCCTAGGCAGTTTCTGGGTTTTACATCTCCTGTAAGAGTCTTGAAACCACTACAGGCAACGACCCTTACAGCGGCACCCCCCTCTCTGATCATGAAGCCCTGATGGCTACTCTGTTTGTGAGGCACAGCCCCCCACAGCAGAGCCCCAACTCTACCCACAGTGAGTCACCCCCACCCTTAACTTGGCCCTTGCCCCGCTTGAAGCAGCCCTTCCACTCTTGACTCTCTCCTGCCCCACTGCCCTGCCCTGTTGTAGGACCAGCAGAGAGGTCGCCGTTGATGAGTGTGCTAAAGGAGGCCTGGACGGAGCTGGGTCTGGGCATGGCTCAGGCTCGCTGGTGGGCTGCCTTCGCTAGCTATGTGATTGGCCTGGGGCTGCTTCTCCTGGCACTGCTGTGTGTCCTGGCGGCTGGAGGAGGGGCCAGGGAAGCTGCCATACTGCTCTGGACCCCCAGCGTAGGGCTGGTGCTGTGGGCAGGTGCGTTCTACCTCTTCCACGTGCAGGAGGTCAATGGCTTATATAGGGCCCACGCTGAGCTCCAGCACGTGCTAGGAAGGGCAAGGGAGGCCCAGGACCTGGGCCCAGAGCCTCAGCCAGCCCTACTCCTGGGGCAGCAGGAGGGGGACAGAACTAAAGAACAATAAAGCTTGGCACTTTAGTGGCTCTGCCTTTTTACTTATAGAGGCAATGGGAGCCAGGGGTCAGTGTGACTGTCACACTACAGACCTTTAGGCTCCTACACATCTCCTGTCCCCATACacgcccccacctcccacctgtaGGCAGTGTGAGCCCTGTTTGTGGcagaaacattttaattgtaAACAGCAAGGCTCTCTGCCAGGCAGCCCAGATGAACAGGGGTGGCTCTGTGCTGGGGTGAGGTGTTTTCCTTCTGAGAATGAAAGCAGACAGTCCACCCTCTTCTAGCCCTGGGCCCCTATCCCCAAGGCCAGCTCGCTGAGCCTGCGCTCCTCCTGCAAGCGGATGAGGGCATCTCTCTGGTTGACCAAATCCACCAGCTTCCTCAGGACCTGGTCCTCAGCCTGCCGATCAGCAGCTGTCTTTAGGGTTTCTAAAACGGGGGAGACAAAGCTCAGAGAACAGGGAACTAGGCAGAGAAGCAGGAGAGCCACAGCCTAATCCCAGCCTATGTGACTTCTATAACCCAGGCTTTGTTTCCTAAGCTGCCAAATTAGGACGGTTGCCAACACCAGTGGTTTTCTAGCACTACTGAgcagcaccatttttttttttaaggagatcTTGTATAAAAGCCAACTGTGCAGCTCTGATTGAACTGAAGTGAGAAGGGACCATGCTGCTTGATCAGTATCTGAGATCATGAGGCTTGCATGACACAACCCTGGGATGTGTCTGCCTCTCCCCACATTTCACCTACCTTCCCGGTTCATGTAGCCTCGTAGCTCCTGGTCCAGCTGCCACTGTTTCTCCTCCAGGTTCAACTCCTGCACCCTGTGGAGGGCAGGGATTGTAGAAGCA
This genomic stretch from Chlorocebus sabaeus isolate Y175 chromosome 13, mChlSab1.0.hap1, whole genome shotgun sequence harbors:
- the SMPD2 gene encoding sphingomyelin phosphodiesterase 2 translates to MKPNFSLRLRIFNLNCWGIPYLSKHRADRMRRLGDFLNQESFDLALLEEVWSEQDFQYLRQKLSPTYPAAHHFRSGIIGSGLCVFSKHPIQELTQHIYTLNGYPYMIHHGDWFSGKAVGLLVLHLSGMVLNAYVTHLHAEYNRRKDIYLAHRVAQAWELAQFIHHTSKKADVVLLCGDLNMHPEDLGCCLLKEWTGLRDAYLETRDFKGSEEGNTMVPNNCYVNQQELKPFPFGVRIDYLLYKAVSGFYISCKSLETTTGNDPYSGTPLSDHEALMATLFVRHSPPQQSPNSTHRPAERSPLMSVLKEAWTELGLGMAQARWWAAFASYVIGLGLLLLALLCVLAAGGGAREAAILLWTPSVGLVLWAGAFYLFHVQEVNGLYRAHAELQHVLGRAREAQDLGPEPQPALLLGQQEGDRTKEQ